A window of the Parabacteroides merdae ATCC 43184 genome harbors these coding sequences:
- a CDS encoding OadG family protein has protein sequence MENIETGLLLMIVGMTTVFAILLIVINLGKGLIVLVNKYAPEEIIVKKQVTPQRQTATSTPAAGITNQTTAAIVSAVSVMTGGKGKVVKIEKL, from the coding sequence ATGGAAAACATAGAAACTGGACTTTTGCTAATGATTGTAGGAATGACAACTGTTTTTGCTATCCTACTGATCGTTATCAATCTTGGGAAGGGCCTGATCGTACTGGTAAACAAATATGCGCCCGAAGAGATTATTGTCAAAAAACAAGTGACACCACAAAGACAGACGGCTACATCCACACCGGCTGCCGGCATCACGAACCAGACTACTGCCGCAATCGTATCGGCTGTAAGTGTTATGACCGGTGGAAAAGGCAAAGTCGTTAAGATCGAGAAATTATAA
- a CDS encoding tetratricopeptide repeat protein, with translation MGNFFKSLFSSSKAATPEEEKSKNDQKNFDILKYDGVRAQKIGQVAYAIKCFTEALKLQEDFETMTYLVAAYTTANKAEEALEVLNRMVELEPDHINTLLTRVNVLFMLDKDADVIADCRHILELEETNHLAWFLMGKAKRTTSDPLGAIADLTKAIALKEDFTDAYLMRARILLSMQQATEALPDVEKAITLAPEEETSYLLRGRIHEAMGNIDAAAADYQNVLELNPFNDEATLLVGQLLITQERLDEAITFFNEAIDLKPDFGKAYAERGRAKNLKGDKDGAFEDLKKSIELNPEGDEARKLEGQHTNFNDMYKGGIF, from the coding sequence ATGGGAAACTTCTTTAAATCACTATTCTCTTCTTCTAAGGCTGCAACACCTGAAGAGGAAAAAAGCAAGAACGATCAGAAAAATTTCGATATTCTGAAATACGACGGTGTCCGCGCCCAGAAAATAGGACAGGTAGCGTATGCCATCAAATGTTTTACTGAAGCGTTGAAGTTGCAGGAGGATTTCGAGACGATGACTTATCTGGTTGCTGCCTATACGACGGCGAATAAGGCGGAAGAAGCTCTTGAGGTGCTGAACCGCATGGTGGAACTTGAACCGGATCATATCAATACGCTTCTGACACGTGTGAACGTGCTTTTCATGCTGGACAAGGATGCGGACGTGATTGCCGATTGCCGGCATATTCTCGAACTGGAAGAGACGAACCATTTGGCCTGGTTCCTGATGGGAAAGGCGAAGCGGACGACTTCCGACCCCTTAGGGGCTATTGCCGACCTGACGAAAGCGATCGCCTTGAAAGAAGATTTCACGGATGCCTATCTGATGCGTGCCCGGATATTGTTGTCGATGCAGCAGGCAACCGAAGCGCTTCCCGATGTGGAAAAGGCCATCACGCTGGCTCCGGAAGAAGAAACATCCTACTTGCTACGCGGCCGTATCCATGAAGCGATGGGCAATATTGACGCTGCTGCGGCCGATTACCAGAATGTGTTGGAGTTGAATCCGTTCAATGACGAGGCGACGTTGCTCGTCGGCCAGCTCCTGATCACGCAGGAACGTCTGGATGAAGCCATTACTTTCTTCAACGAAGCGATTGATCTGAAACCCGATTTCGGCAAAGCATACGCCGAACGGGGCCGTGCCAAGAACCTGAAAGGAGACAAGGATGGCGCCTTCGAAGATCTGAAAAAGTCCATCGAACTGAATCCCGAAGGCGACGAAGCCCGGAAGCTGGAAGGGCAGCATACGAATTTCAACGATATGTACAAGGGCGGGATCTTCTGA
- a CDS encoding NVEALA domain-containing protein translates to MKKRVSAVVIVLVCLGGVACIKTLSTSSVGLPQLAFDNIEALASGESSAYRCYGIGDVDCHGDKVDKMYSGYSLK, encoded by the coding sequence ATGAAAAAAAGAGTTTCAGCAGTAGTAATTGTTTTGGTTTGTTTGGGTGGAGTTGCTTGTATCAAGACATTGTCGACATCATCTGTCGGCTTGCCTCAATTGGCATTTGATAATATTGAGGCTTTGGCGTCCGGTGAGAGTAGTGCTTATAGGTGTTACGGGATAGGCGATGTCGACTGTCATGGTGATAAAGTTGATAAGATGTATAGTGGCTATAGTTTAAAATGA
- a CDS encoding BF3164 family lipoprotein produces MRIFLYILLIGISTLISCSGSPDPLYPRYTTFPDEKIVATQEISIDSAFFRYPYRVAVKDSIAIIMDLHNDSHYFYAFTYPEWKPIAPFGKRGEAPGEMLSAEMFQFSALDSVWTLDANRMLITRWSVSPTGKTVLRKEEIRLDKTLVRSLDFYRTDSAFLITNYLGDFRYHKVSHSGKPIKNIGKIPTEISYEQDIHPALAQAWRSFTDYNPKNGIYAMATQLGEALEIYNLKTQTHNVIYGPAGEPQFIAKGGEGFPTGIKGFVDIQVTDDYIYTVFDGMSWKERDKFYERGMSAPKGGHFLYVFDLAGNPVRKYTLDKNILGIHINEKTNIGIATCAESDNPIVTFKL; encoded by the coding sequence ATGAGAATCTTCCTATACATATTATTAATAGGAATAAGTACATTAATCTCCTGCAGTGGTTCACCCGATCCTCTTTACCCTCGGTATACAACTTTTCCTGATGAGAAAATAGTAGCCACGCAGGAGATTTCTATTGATTCTGCCTTTTTCCGTTATCCCTACCGGGTAGCGGTAAAAGACAGTATCGCTATCATCATGGATTTACATAATGACAGCCATTACTTTTACGCTTTTACTTATCCGGAGTGGAAGCCGATCGCACCGTTCGGAAAGCGTGGAGAGGCCCCCGGAGAAATGCTTTCGGCAGAGATGTTCCAGTTTTCTGCATTGGATTCAGTCTGGACATTGGATGCTAACCGGATGCTGATCACGCGCTGGTCTGTCTCTCCGACGGGCAAGACCGTTTTGCGCAAAGAGGAAATAAGATTAGATAAAACATTAGTTCGCTCTTTAGATTTTTATCGTACAGATTCAGCCTTTCTGATCACAAACTACTTAGGTGATTTTCGTTATCACAAAGTCAGTCATAGTGGTAAACCGATCAAAAACATAGGTAAAATTCCCACCGAAATCAGCTATGAGCAAGATATTCATCCCGCCTTAGCACAAGCTTGGCGTAGCTTTACCGATTACAACCCGAAAAACGGGATATACGCAATGGCGACCCAATTGGGAGAAGCCCTTGAAATATACAATCTAAAAACTCAAACTCATAACGTTATATACGGTCCTGCCGGAGAACCTCAATTCATTGCAAAAGGAGGCGAAGGATTCCCGACCGGCATCAAAGGGTTTGTGGACATACAAGTCACAGACGATTATATTTATACCGTTTTCGATGGGATGTCCTGGAAAGAGCGGGACAAATTTTACGAACGCGGCATGTCTGCTCCCAAAGGAGGCCATTTCCTTTACGTGTTCGATTTGGCAGGAAACCCGGTTCGAAAATATACGCTCGACAAAAATATCTTGGGCATCCATATCAATGAAAAAACAAACATCGGAATTGCGACCTGCGCGGAAAGCGATAATCCGATCGTGACATTCAAATTATAA
- a CDS encoding DUF1573 domain-containing protein — protein MKQLLYILFLLFLLAACRENKKDQFARLVQEWQGKEIVFPQDMAFTRFVTEQVEYRIPDAEYKVLIYVDSTGCISCKLQLPKWKELIAHVDSATNGSIPFIFVFQSKDDRELRYILKRDNFDRPVCIDRDSRLNKLNRFPQDITFQTFLLDKNNKVKVIGNPVHNLAVRDLYLKQMTGKISPGRDRIKTTAKAINSEVDFGAFSKSEEKTAVFEIENTGDNPLVILDISTTCGCTTANYDKHPAKPGERLRIEVRMTPKDTGFFDEIVTLKCNTASPVKVKIRGQVQEREPA, from the coding sequence ATGAAACAACTGCTCTACATATTATTCCTATTATTTTTGTTAGCCGCTTGCCGGGAAAACAAGAAAGATCAATTTGCCCGTCTGGTTCAGGAATGGCAGGGAAAAGAGATCGTGTTTCCGCAGGATATGGCTTTCACCCGTTTCGTCACTGAGCAGGTGGAATACCGGATACCCGATGCAGAATATAAAGTGCTGATTTATGTCGATTCAACAGGTTGCATCAGTTGCAAATTGCAACTGCCGAAATGGAAAGAATTGATCGCCCATGTCGATTCGGCAACAAACGGCAGCATCCCGTTCATCTTCGTCTTCCAGTCGAAAGACGACCGTGAGTTGCGGTACATCCTGAAACGCGACAACTTCGACCGTCCGGTCTGCATCGATCGGGACAGCCGATTGAACAAGTTGAACCGATTTCCGCAAGATATTACATTTCAGACTTTCTTGCTTGATAAGAATAATAAGGTGAAGGTGATCGGCAATCCGGTGCATAACTTGGCTGTCAGGGATTTGTATTTGAAACAGATGACCGGGAAAATATCACCGGGGCGCGACCGGATCAAAACGACGGCAAAAGCCATAAACAGCGAAGTAGACTTCGGCGCATTTTCGAAATCCGAAGAGAAAACGGCTGTTTTTGAAATAGAAAACACGGGAGACAATCCCCTTGTCATATTGGATATCAGTACCACTTGCGGTTGTACGACTGCAAACTATGACAAACACCCAGCGAAGCCGGGAGAGCGGCTTCGTATTGAAGTCAGGATGACACCGAAAGACACAGGCTTTTTCGATGAAATCGTCACACTTAAATGTAACACAGCAAGTCCTGTCAAAGTAAAAATAAGAGGGCAAGTTCAGGAAAGGGAGCCTGCCTGA
- a CDS encoding NVEALA domain-containing protein has protein sequence MKKHIFGAALLVAIAVAAGWNYQQNKQDVQLSDLALTNVEALASGEGSGDCKWRTGHSSVTGWIAICDSYGVGYSCSCGDIKYY, from the coding sequence ATGAAAAAGCATATATTTGGAGCAGCACTTTTAGTAGCAATAGCAGTGGCTGCTGGCTGGAATTACCAGCAAAATAAACAAGATGTTCAACTCTCAGACTTGGCGCTGACGAACGTGGAAGCGTTGGCCAGTGGCGAAGGGAGTGGTGACTGTAAATGGAGAACTGGACATAGCTCCGTAACCGGTTGGATCGCAATATGTGACTCATACGGTGTTGGATATTCATGCTCCTGCGGAGATATAAAATATTATTAA